In the Glycine max cultivar Williams 82 chromosome 6, Glycine_max_v4.0, whole genome shotgun sequence genome, GGGTTATAATCTTTGTTGCACTTTTGACTTCTACatcaaaattgtgatttttattaaatttaaatatatttttaatctctagGAAAGGAATGAGTTTTGATTTTAGTCtatagaagattttttttttttttaattcctctaAAGTTTGAAATCACTATTGTAATCCTTATAAAATTAGTAAATGAATTCATGTTTTAGttctggtaaaaaaaatattttcatccataaaaaatttaaaattattaattttgatccCTAATATCCATTTtaagatagataaataatatttattttagtgatttaaaaaaaattgaggtgtCCCATGTTGATTATCACAAATACTATATGTCACTTGGAATAGTTGCTTGAAAAAACTTTACAGGACCAAAATCAAAACTCATTTTAAGTAAAcatatatttaagccttttgATTATTACGAGAATAGTAGTTAGATGAGAGCAGACACAGCTAAGGTAAGGTAGgcattatttctttatttgggGATTTTTGTTTATGAAGAGATTTTACTATTTGGATTCATGATTGTAAGGTAGTGAGTGATTGGTGAgttttagacttaaatataagTGTACTATGTATTTCTATGATGCTTCCGTGAATAGGTGAAGCGATTGCAAATCAGGGTAATGGGAATGTTCATGAAAAggaagataaatttattgaaggTGGTCTCAAAAGGGTGACAACGAGAAGAGCAGTTTTTATGGGACTCACTTGACAAAGGATATCAATCAATAATAGGTAAGCATATTCAGAAATTACAATGCGCTGAAGAGGccgaaagagaaaaaaattattaagaaaaggAAGTGTATTAATAATAAGGGACAGTAAATACTACTAGTAACTGTCTTATAAAAACATGAAACTCGTAACCACTAACCAATACTTAGTTTGTTCAGTTATTTTTAACTAgcgttttcctttttatttaatttctattttaatttgctTTAAAGATTTAGTGATCAAACAATGTTTAATGCCTGCCATAGGTGTATTCACGAGAACGTGGCATTCTGAAGCCTTTCCCTTCAAAGCAAAGTTATATGGCCGGTATACGAGTGTATTTTCCCATTCCCTCTTTCCCATTTGAGTAAGTGGAGAATCCTGTATACCAGCCAAATGCCCAAATGTAtccatccaaaaaaaaaagcaaatatgAATGCAAGTCAATGTAGACTTTAAAGCGActattgaaaattgaaacacaTGATCAAGTAAACAGTTCAAATCACTTCATTAAAAGCAAACACAGGAAATCACAGGATTATGGACATACAACCAATTAGCAGATGGTCCTTTTTGGTCAAGACATCAAGAAACCTAAAAACACCAATTCCCAAAACCCAGAATACAAGgtcaaataatataataacacaaccccactaaaaattaattaaaacaaaacaagacgGTATGAAGATGAGTTAGACCCTAATAAATTATACCAAGGCAATGCTGCTCTCGCCACCAGGTGGCTTCCGTACACCACCTAGGTAGTCTCTAGCTTCTACCTTCCCATCAGCAAAGATGTTACTGCCACTCATCTCTCGTAGTTTGGCCCCGCTCAACGATTTGTCAGCAGATGAAGGTGGTGCATCCCCTTTGAATATGTCATTCCCTGAAAGTTCTGCAAATTTCTTGTCATAGATCTTCTTTGCTGTCTTCCCAGCAGAGTTGGTATCGCCTTGATCTCCATCAGCCTGTAAACCAAGATCACATCACAAGCCACTTATTTAAGATGCACAAAGATTGATAAATGTTACAGGACATCAACATGTGCATTATGCATGAAGAACATCAGCTTTATAATTCCCCTGCAGAATATGAACTATACTCATGTTGAGATTTCCAAATTATGTCCACAATATGATATATTCATCCTATAATGCAATAATTTCagtttttctcctttgtaaaatcATTGCACTGGTGAGATGTTTGTCTGAACAAAGTCCTATATGTTTTTTTGCCTTTCACATGGAGTGTCCCCCTGCTGAGCATAGTACCTAATTTGCTCTATGATACTTAAGGCAAAACGGTTGACTCCTCCCAACTAGATTTGCTTCATCCACAAGGGGTACTATGCTTAAGGGGTAAATTTGAGTTGGTAAACAAAATCTTATATGCACTCTATTAGCCCGTAAATGTTATTGAAGCATCCAAATTCTAAATTTACAGGTGGGAGATCAAAATATGAAAAGTATTCACCAAATAATTCAGGTTAGCAACTAATAGTGGTGCATACATGACGTTCTCCAATGTCTATGCTTCCTTTCAACTCCAGTATGCGAGGAGTTATTGGCCTGGGTTTGATTTCTGGTGGCGGAGCAAATATGTCATGACCGCTAAGCTCCTTGCACTTTGCATCAGAGAGTTGCTTTTTCAATATAGAGTCTTCACTTTCCAAAGTTCCACTTAGCTCACGCTGCTTGGCCACCTCTGGCAAAGAAGTGGGCTTTTTTGGAGAAACATTCTCCTCCTCACCAAATGAGATATGGCTGATTCCAGAAATCGCTTGCTTCATTTCAACAGTGaacaataaaaatcaaagttagCTGAAATCCACTGTAAAtctattatcaataaaatatgtaaaaacatCTTAGTTCTTGTATAAATACCTGATACATACGTACTCCAGTCTTATTTGGGTTGGCACTGCCATCTTCTAAGGCATCATCTTCTCCATTGGCTACAAATATTCCACTACCAGTTATCTCCTTCATCTTATAATCCGAACAAGGCTTTCTGGAAATTCCACACTAGATAAATTCAGATGCCACAGAATATATAGACAGAGCAAAATTGATCTAGTATTCATAATATGATTCAATAGTTGAGCTTGAATTCATTTCACTCTTGTCTAGAATCACATGATAATGTAGGAACAAGAAACTGAAAAATACatataagaaaaggaaaccaatattttctcttttatatccTTCTTTACACGCTCCAGGACTGGGAGAAAGGGAAAGGGAGACAAAAGATAGATGAATAAATGGTGTTTCTTCATTCTGAGACAATAGATAGTTGGGTCTCTTGAAGTGATATGACTCATTTCCACAAAAAGGTGATGCTGATAGCTCACAATGAGGAATTATAGCATACATGCACAGAATAAGAATGAGTGCTAAAGTTGTGGGTTTTGCAGGTACAAGGAGGAGAATGAAGATATCTTGAATTAAATTTCACATAACTATTTTAAACCAGCGCAATGTTGTAAATGTGAGTTCCCTACTCTTATGGCAAGAATGGCGTGTAGCCAAGCTCGACCAAAATATCTCAATTCAccactttattttctaaaacggAGAAAGGTTTAATTAATAGATCCGATCATCCAAATCCAACAAACTCAGCCAATTTCATTTGACCCTTTTCGAACATTCGCTTCTAATAAGGTTGATAATGTGCTCAAATTGTCAGAATGTGACCAGAAAAAATAATCAGATTATTGATTTCAGATCAATGGCACAAACAagcagaggaagaaaaaaaacaaattgtgcCAAATATTTTGGGGGAAAAAAGGGAAACAGCTTCTTTGCAAATTTCAAAGGCTAAATGTTTCAAAGTTTTATTAATGAAACATCATAAAAGTTGAATTTACAGGAAATAATGAGAGAGAACAGAGCAGATCTCACCGTTTATTTAAGCTCTCGACCTCTTCATCGGTGACCTGACCCCCAAATACCACCTTCCTGATCCCATCCGACGGCTGAAATTCCACAAtatcagcaaaaaaagaagaaaaaacaggtaaataaaatttaaaatcacctaaagaagaaaccaaaaaaagaaaagaaacagtaGACTACACTAGACCTGGTGAGAACGAACGGCGGAGGAAGGATGAGTTGGGGAATGAGAAATTGGTGTTTCAGGCCACGTAAGCAGATCTGCAGTTGAAGTGTGTGGCTTCCTCACCGGAGTGCTTCTCTCCATATCGTTCAGCTACAATACCCTGCTCACTGCTCAACCAATTAACCCTTATTACTCATTCTTCACTTTGGGCTCGTCCCTTCTTTcaataaatatacaaaaaatgacaagaaaaataaaatggaggggggggggggaccgTGCCTGTTGTTCCTTATGTTAATCTCGAGCGCAGAAATGACGACGATGACCTCTCCGATCTCCCAAAGATTCTTTTTGTTTGCTCAATGGTAGAGAGAACAAAAACACGGGAGagaaagttaattttatttatatataaggaTATAAGGACAAGAAAAATGTTATGCTGGTAGTAGTAAGTAGAAAGAAGAGAGAGTAGTACAAAGTAGAAGCTACTCTTCTTCTGTTTCAAAACAAAGCATACGCCAACCACGCACCCCCACACCACCTCTTTCTTATATAACCCCCCCTTCCTtgttatctttctttcttttcttttaattattactatttacTCTCTATTCCTAAATTTTGAATCTCAGACCGCCTTTGAGTACTTGTATTTTGTTATTAGGGACGGTAAAGCATGTGCGCCGCATGTACCGCCACATGTCGGTTGTTACAAGGGAGCAAACCAAAATTACTTCTTTACCCCCCTCAACCCAAATGCCAACGTTGTCCcgttttttctttcctttttttcccttACTCAAATCACCCACCCCCACtttgtgatgatgatgatcaacTCGATtgattttttacctttttttcttctactaCTAAATTTAGTCAAAGATTAGCCACATAAGCCAACTGCTACCGAAAAGCTTTAGTTgatgtaaaaggaaaatcatgttaacatttgtggacttttttatttataaaaaagaaaatacttatttcataaacatttttttcatataaaagttGGAAGTGGAATTTACTTATTGGTTTAATACTGGAtatcaattttatttgtaaaaaattgtAGCTACCTTTTTTGGAACAATAATAACTgtgaattgaaattaaaaaggcATATGTGTGGTTGGCTAATGCCTGATGGTATTCCTCTTTGGCACGAAACAATAATGGGGGATGCTCTTAGGGATGTGGGCAAATGGCAACTGTGCTGCTAAACTAGTGGGTTCTACATACAAGCAGTACACATTCCATGGGATCAGATATCTCGTGATGTTCATGTGCAAAAAGTCAAGGTCTGCCAACTAATATgtgactttaaaaaaatatatattcttaggAATGGATAGGGGAGCCATTCAATCAAGTGAACCTTTTTTCCAGAATAGTAAGATTGAGCTTCAATTCTCTTTATTATATTTCACTGAATCAAAAACCATTCGTGGGACACAagcaaaaaacatgaaaaggcTTCACGTGTGGCAAATGGGCATCTCTCATCAACATTGTGATTCATAATTATCGACTTGGTGCTCTCAAAGATGAAAATCACCTCCTCACATGCTCCCTACAAGCTTTGCTTTTTCagcttttcttttccttgtttgCCAAAATATTCCAGtcgataataaaataaacaacattGGGACCAAACCAAACCGAAGAAGGGAAGCGTAACCACTAGTGGTGAGGGCATTTTCGTCTCAATATAATTTAGGTGATTGTGGGAATGCAACGGTATCCAACCTAACGATAAAGTTATCCGTTAGAAAGCAAACTCCAACCGGCTGTTTGTAGCACTTATTTCCggaatatttcaaatttcaaaattattttgcaaCTCAGTTACAAAAatgcttttttcttctttcaaaacATTGTTTAGGACGCGGATAGTATAATCGCAccagtttaaaattttaaattaggtaAATTATAACATTTGGAACTACTTTTTGACTTCTTGGATCAATTTTTATGAGTATTAATGTTACATAAAATGTAAAaggttttgtattttttttttattctagtgGAAGAATTCAATTTGGGTTACTGAATTTTActtgtaaaaaaatgtaaaatctcttcttcttcttttttttctcaaatgacattaaaacaatattttaaaaaaagttcttGAAAGTTTCTCTCCTAAAACTCAATCTCCAACATGAATAACTCTTGAGTAAGAATAATAGTAAATTTAGTAGACTTTATTAAAGATGCTCTTATAAAATATTTGCAAATAAGTTAATTTGAGATTTTTCTCATAACCTCTCCAATTCAAGTCGTGACCttcaactaaatttaaatactaTTTGAATAGGATTACCTCTAACTAAGAAAATTTGTGatctaaactaaaaaaaatattttactaaccAATGTCTTAGTTAAGGAATTGAaagaaataagtatttattgtaaaaattgtatgagaatatgaaaaaaaagttatgaaaaacataattttacatgtttaagtaaaaaaaaatctcttttaattcattaactGGCTAACATTTGAAAAAAACAGGTCAAGTATATTTTCAGCTATCAGTATATcttgaaaaacaattttaaccTATATAACAATTTAATCCGTTTTAAGTCTAGTATTTATTAAAAGCGGGGTGGTTTAAATCCCTATTCAActgaaaatatgtatttttgatAAAGTAGAGGGATTAAAATCGtatcaaacaaaaattgaattgaGACATTCTGAAggacaaaacaaaattttttcCATTCAAATTTCACAAGTATTTTAACTTGTatattgtataattaaattttatagtaaataaatattctttaatatatcaaatatattgtagttaattttataatgaataaatatttttaatctgtaaattatatttttatatttatagtgaacaatttaaattataatataaggaTACTTTTAAACActgacattaatttttaaaaaggttaTTGGAATTTAATCTAAAAGTATAGTAGACAGTTTAAAACAgagaaaaattagataaaaaataattgtcttgataaagataaaaaatgacagtttgaaatgtttgaaataatttttttcaattaaccattggataaagtgtttttttactTCCAATATTAGTATGAAATATTCATCAATTTTATCGATAACTAATTCTTATAAGAAAATTTGATTAGTTATTTTTAGTGAGATGTTCCCTCTTAATTAAAGTTTTTCATCAAcaaaattcaaacttaaaatcTTTTTGgagaagattgattttaatatcattcaaatcaataatttattgataatcTTAAGATAGTGTGTGAAATCTAAAAAACAAactaagaaattaataataatatttggttgAGAGAGCGAGAAAACTGAAAAGATCACTTTTCAAtgataaaatattcatatattttaatctatagTATAAAAGTACATagtgttatattttttcaaaatatatttttatggataaaatgtttttgattcttatatttttgttgaattttattttagttctcaAAGTTTTACACCGTCCAATTTAAttcttgaattttataataaaaaagtgattttaaaCCTTTAGGCATTCTCTCCAAAATTTACATGCTTTTTAACTTCAAGTTGtgagaaaaaattaacaatacgTTTCTTAAATAAAGAAGTTTGccattctttctctttttatatctttttttctttcttccactTCATACATCCCCAAAGTAAGTGTGCATTTATCAGGGTTGATCACTTGATCATGAAGAAACGATTGTTGGTTTCGATCGACGTACCATATATAGCCATATGTTTAAGACTTTGAACAAGGGTCTTGGTTTTTAAAGgagggatatatatatatatatatatatatatatatattcgaaGCATAGGTTTACATGATTATATCAAGTTTGAGGTTTGGATTTAAGTTAGTAAAATTTTAGGCCCAAGGAAAGAGTGGACAAGAAAccatgtgtaaaaaaaatatgagtatatatatatatatatatgcatgacaTCATGTCCCACACTTTAGTGATAACCTAACTTGAAGCACACCCAACTAACAAAATTGAAGGACGATTCCTTAAAGAAGCCATAAGGTCAGTCTTCTACTAGGTTTTTATGACTCTTGATTTCCCTCCACCATCTACCTctgttataataatatataaaattgccATTCATCTGTCACCATCATTACGATCTTTAGATAACCGGAAACATAATAATTATGGATGGTTTTGTACGAAGGAGTCCAAGCTGTATGTTCAATTAGAATAATATACCTTGAGTCTTTGGTAATTAATTAGCATCAATTTCATCTTATCTTTGCTTCCATTTATCTGCAATAAAGGCTTGCCAGCTGGTGAGCTTTCATCCTAATTAACTGAAGAACTCACTGGAAAGTCTGCATCAGGGTCTGGTAGTGACACCAGAAAAGCTTGCTCAGGATGGCagcaaaattttaaaactccGTTGTGAAAATGGCACGTCATATTTGAAAAGCTTGCATTTCTGAATCACTTAGCTGGTAAGCATATAACTATCATAATTCTCCTCAAGCTAACTTCTTTATTCTAATACATTTGCTACTTAATTTGCTTAATCCATTACTGACTTCAATGGCGAAATTTTTAGAAGTGTCACACCCCTCCGTTGTTCAACCACAAAGCAGAAGAAGAGAGTATCAAAGAGAGTAAAAGCCACGTATTTAGATCCACCTCAGATCCAACGTAATAttagaatttgaattaaatttgtgaAGAAATATGCATTCACCATTAGTTTAGGCGAGCCAATATCGAAATGAAGTAGAATTatcaaacataaatattaaatcagTTTGATAGCAGGATGGTGACCAACAAAAATATTGCTAGTTGCTAGTGGTCCTCCATGTTTTAATTCATACACCGTATCATATTAATCGATATTtcgaattttgtttttaaaaatattgcttaattagttaattatcaGTTTGGTAATGTTTTAGTTGTTTTCATTTCGATTGCGATATAGCAAAGAGATTCGGTAGAGATAGGTTTAATTTAATACGACAATAAgtggataaaaacaaaaatagttgtTAGTTTTCAACAATTCTCTGTATTGATTGGTCCTAAATAGAGGTTAGTATAgataaatatatacattaatttaCATCACTAgcacattattattataacgCACTAAGTAGACATCAATTAATTCAAAACAACAATGATTTAAATTAGATGAAATCCAAATTAAAAAGGGGCATTAAGAACTTATATGTCGGCAGGAGGATGAAGACGAGACAGACAAACAAAAATCTCGAATAGCCAAACTCACCAATCACAAAAAGACTGAGTTCAAAGCAAAGACCTGTTATGTTCACCGCACCagtttaaaaaggaaaaggattAAAATAGTGAATAAACGCTAATCGTGGGGCTCGAACCCACGCCCACCACACTTATttggaaacaaaataaaaaaaaatatttttttatactgaaaAATATGTCTTTTCAAATGATTACcttaaatttagttttagtcaattaaatatattttaatataatattaatctaACATAATCTCATCCTATCAAGGAATGACAtaatagataaaatattatgttatcaAACATAATCATTTATGCATATCCAAAATTTTCACGTCATTAACGTCTAATCACTCAATTTCCCCCCTCTCCTTCCTCGTCTCCCTCCTCTCCTCCCTCTTCTTCCTCATCTTTCCTTCTTTCACCACAAACCCAAACTACCCCCTTCTTCGGCCACCGCCTCTCCTCCATCCCACGCCATCAACTCCTTCTCCACCCGCCTCAGCCACGATAGCTTTACCAGCACGTGTTCATCAGGGATGGATCAAGCAGCATCGAGCTGGCACTAGCGCGTCGCGGCGGAGGACACACGCTTTCAagtataaacatatttaagaaaagaaaCACACCCACCTTAGGACTTGAACTCACAACCACAAGATTAAGAGCCTTACGCTCTACCAACTAAACTTGACggataagttaaaattaattagaggTTGAATTTATTCATCCACTATTTTGGCATGCATATCGGAAATTTAACATATTACATGCAAGCAAACTAAATTGATCTTTCTACCATGAAAGGACtagtcaaaaataattttttcatcagTAAAAGTGTTTTCTATATTTGAACTATGATACCAaacatttagtttattttataaacaactttttttcctaaaaaaataactgaaatcTCAAAATTTTAGCTTTCTCATACataataaattgtataattttcaattaatagtAAAGAGTTTGTTATAGAATATATTCCTAGCCCCTCtttttataaatcaaaataCATGATTTAAAGTGTAAAACTCTCACTCTTTTCACTAtgtcaattatatatatttgttcaaATGAAAAAGGCTTATTTATACGAAATGCTTTTAGTAAAGATGCACAAATTCTTTGTATTGCACCAAAGCAAGTTTTACAGCTTTTCAGGCATTCTAGTTACCTTTCTTTTACTTGATTTAAAATGCTTTAGTCTTCCTTTTAATCGTGTTCCTACATTTGATAtatcatttttcagttttaGCGAATTTATTTACCAAGTGCTAATAATGACACACTACTGCTTAACAGTCTAATTTGTTGTCTAAAATCCTATGGAGTTGAATTTGAAACTAATTTGCCACTTTTACTATGCATACTGATTGTTTGTTGAATCAGGGTGCCATTGATATCATTTCTCCATGAGAGGGGCTGGCGTCAAACATTTTCTGTGTGGGGTGGTTTTCCAGGTCCTGAGAAAGAGGTTAACCAAATGTCTCTCTTCCTAATAAAAATTCCCTCTTGATGAACccacattatatattttttatgtaattaatggTTTCTCATTGACAAGTTCTGTTGTTTATCCTTTagcttattttttcttcattaagcTACTATCCAATTGGAATAAT is a window encoding:
- the LOC100799950 gene encoding uncharacterized protein isoform X1 produces the protein MERSTPVRKPHTSTADLLTWPETPISHSPTHPSSAVRSHQPSDGIRKVVFGGQVTDEEVESLNKRKPCSDYKMKEITGSGIFVANGEDDALEDGSANPNKTGVRMYQQAISGISHISFGEEENVSPKKPTSLPEVAKQRELSGTLESEDSILKKQLSDAKCKELSGHDIFAPPPEIKPRPITPRILELKGSIDIGERHADGDQGDTNSAGKTAKKIYDKKFAELSGNDIFKGDAPPSSADKSLSGAKLREMSGSNIFADGKVEARDYLGGVRKPPGGESSIALVS
- the LOC100799950 gene encoding uncharacterized protein isoform X2, translated to MERSTPVRKPHTSTADLLTWPETPISHSPTHPSSAVRSHQPSDGIRKVVFGGQVTDEEVESLNKRKPCSDYKMKEITGSGIFVANGEDDALEDGSANPNKTGVRMYQQAISGISHISFGEEENVSPKKPTSLPEVAKQRELSGTLESEDSILKKQLSDAKCKELSGHDIFAPPPEIKPRPITPRILELKGSIDIGERHADGDQGDTNSAGKTAKKIYDKKFAELSGNDIFKGDAPPSSADKSLSGAKLREMSGSNIFADGKVEARDYLGGVRKPPGGESSIALV